A segment of the Geoglobus ahangari genome:
TCACCATGCTGATTGTGTCGGGGCTGCTCATAATCGCGGTTGGGCTATTAAGCGACTCCCTCTTCAGGATAAACGTTCAGCTCAAGAGAGAGCTCAGAGAAATCCGAAGGAGGTTAGAGGAGATTGAACGTAAGGGAGATTGAGGCGCTATTTGAGGAGAACCTGCACGAGCTGGGAAAGCGGGCCGACAGTCTGAATCGTGGCATCGCTACGTTCTCCATCAACAAGCACATCAACTACACCAATGTCTGCGTTTCCAAATGCCCGATCTGCGCGTACTACAGGACGGAAGGCTACGTGATGAGCGTGGATGAGGTTGTTGATTCCGCTCTGTCAGCGGTTTCGCTGGGGGCAAAGGAGCTCCACATAGTGGGCAGCCACAACCCGGAGATAGGGGTGGAGTACTTCGAGGAGATCTTCAGGAGGATAAAGGAGCGGGCTGGAAACGGGGTGGTGATAAAGGCGTTAACGGCCACGGAGGTCAGCTACTACGCCAGAAAGGAAGGGATGAGCGTAAGGGAGTTTCTCAGCAGGCTGAGGGATGCAGGGCTCGACATGATGCCCGGGGGAGGTGCGGAGATCCTCGTGGAGCGGGTGAGGAAAAGGATCTCCCCCCACAAGGCCGACTCGAGGGAGTGGCTCAGGGTAATGGA
Coding sequences within it:
- a CDS encoding radical SAM protein → MNVREIEALFEENLHELGKRADSLNRGIATFSINKHINYTNVCVSKCPICAYYRTEGYVMSVDEVVDSALSAVSLGAKELHIVGSHNPEIGVEYFEEIFRRIKERAGNGVVIKALTATEVSYYARKEGMSVREFLSRLRDAGLDMMPGGGAEILVERVRKRISPHKADSREWLRVMEIAHSLGIRSNATMLFGHVESYRDRAVHLYRIWRLQEKTGGFLSFIPLVFHPENTSFSHLSKASPQDVLKTIAVSRIVLSNFRGIKAYWVMLGEKLAQVALNYGANDVDGTVMGERIAHSAGAKTPLEMAKERLVELLRGAGKTPAERDAYFNVLEVYE